From a region of the Haloferax volcanii DS2 genome:
- a CDS encoding DUF106 domain-containing protein, giving the protein MARIESRVRDLVGSDADMRAAVETVLDRADDGEVEWADVRDELTSGQWGRLIEKGILVDGDEGFRLADAGETRAGLEDDTSGSGGSSSSSTDVDTGDSSWSKYDKGAAVVTVGLFLGYSVSEVRNVIGGVMDAALGPLAEMLPFYAVVMVLALATGLYSTLLQANLMDMEKMGKYQERMKDIQQRQKDAKERGDDAELEKIQEEQMEAMGDQMGMFKEQFRPMVWIMFLTIPVFLWMYWAIGVGGGSDPHIVTENIVLPLVGSVGWKQGVLGPMQAWIVWYFLCSMGFTQIIRKSLNIDMSPSAS; this is encoded by the coding sequence ATGGCACGAATCGAATCTCGGGTGCGCGACCTCGTCGGCTCCGACGCCGACATGCGCGCCGCCGTCGAAACCGTCCTCGACCGGGCGGACGACGGAGAAGTCGAGTGGGCCGACGTCCGCGACGAGCTCACGAGCGGCCAGTGGGGTCGCCTCATCGAGAAGGGTATCCTCGTCGACGGCGACGAGGGGTTCCGGCTCGCCGACGCGGGGGAGACCCGCGCCGGCCTCGAAGACGACACGTCCGGCTCCGGCGGCTCGTCGTCCTCGTCGACCGACGTCGACACCGGCGACTCGTCGTGGTCGAAGTACGACAAGGGCGCGGCCGTCGTCACCGTCGGCCTGTTCCTCGGCTACTCCGTCTCCGAGGTTCGGAACGTCATCGGCGGCGTGATGGACGCGGCGCTCGGCCCGCTGGCCGAGATGCTCCCGTTCTACGCCGTCGTGATGGTCCTCGCGCTCGCGACCGGCCTCTACTCCACGCTCTTGCAGGCGAACCTCATGGACATGGAGAAGATGGGCAAGTACCAAGAGCGGATGAAGGACATCCAACAGCGACAGAAGGACGCCAAGGAGCGCGGCGACGACGCGGAGCTCGAAAAGATTCAAGAAGAGCAGATGGAGGCGATGGGCGACCAGATGGGCATGTTCAAAGAGCAGTTCCGCCCGATGGTCTGGATCATGTTCCTCACCATCCCGGTGTTCCTCTGGATGTACTGGGCCATCGGCGTCGGTGGCGGCTCCGACCCGCACATCGTCACCGAGAACATCGTGCTCCCGCTCGTCGGCTCCGTCGGGTGGAAGCAGGGCGTCCTCGGGCCGATGCAGGCGTGGATTGTCTGGTACTTCCTCTGCTCGATGGGCTTCACCCAGATCATCCGCAAGAGCCTGAACATCGACATGTCGCCGTCGGCGTCGTAA
- a CDS encoding adenylate kinase, which yields MAKRILLLGAPGAGKGTQSKRLAETYGVEHVTTGDALRANKDMETEYGTPRSFMEKGELVPDAVVNEIVEAALEDADGYVLDGYPRNLSQAEYLTEITDLDAVIYLNVAESELVERLTGRRVCDDCGTNFHVKFNQPEEEGVCDDCGGELVQRDDDTEETVRERLSVFEENTEPVIEHYRDEGVLVEVDGEQTPDEVFEDIQSVVDDA from the coding sequence ATGGCAAAGCGCATCCTCTTGCTCGGAGCGCCGGGCGCAGGTAAGGGCACACAGTCGAAGCGACTCGCCGAGACCTACGGCGTCGAACACGTCACTACCGGCGACGCGCTGCGCGCGAACAAGGACATGGAGACCGAGTACGGGACGCCCCGCTCGTTCATGGAGAAGGGCGAACTCGTCCCCGACGCGGTCGTCAACGAAATCGTCGAGGCCGCGCTGGAAGACGCCGACGGCTACGTCCTCGACGGCTACCCGCGGAACCTCTCGCAGGCGGAGTACCTCACCGAAATCACCGACCTCGACGCGGTCATCTACCTGAACGTCGCCGAGTCCGAACTCGTCGAGCGCCTCACCGGCCGCCGCGTCTGCGACGACTGCGGCACGAACTTCCACGTGAAGTTCAACCAGCCCGAAGAGGAGGGCGTCTGCGACGACTGCGGCGGCGAACTCGTCCAGCGCGACGACGACACCGAAGAGACCGTCCGCGAGCGCCTGTCGGTGTTCGAGGAGAACACCGAGCCGGTCATCGAGCACTACCGCGACGAGGGCGTCCTCGTCGAGGTCGACGGCGAACAGACCCCCGACGAGGTCTTCGAGGACATCCAGTCCGTCGTCGACGACGCGTAA
- a CDS encoding YeiH family protein, whose product MSAGEGSDAGIGRLARLAPGVGVLVALAGAAALVAGFVPGVNALLLGVLFGAVVANTVGVPDWARPGVDTQKLLLETGIVLLGARIAIDELVASGPVLVGLVVVTVAAGVLLVEAVAGRVFGLADKTGSLLAAGASVCGVSAATAIAGTIDADGESLTHVVAAVLLFDALTLAAFPIAGDLLPLSGRQFGIWAGLSMFSTGPVTAAGFAHSEVAGRWATVTKLARNSMLGFVAVAYAVRYAGRAEEAATGLRAVFDGVPRFLVGFVAVAAVANLGLLSDATLATVGTASDALFALAFVGLGLDVRLDAMRRTGAAPLAVLGVQLLTVSALALAAVLALF is encoded by the coding sequence GTGAGCGCCGGGGAGGGTTCGGACGCCGGCATCGGTCGGCTCGCGCGACTCGCCCCCGGCGTCGGCGTCCTCGTCGCTCTCGCGGGGGCGGCGGCGCTCGTCGCCGGCTTCGTCCCCGGCGTCAACGCGCTCCTGCTCGGCGTGCTGTTCGGGGCCGTCGTCGCCAACACGGTCGGCGTCCCCGACTGGGCGCGCCCCGGCGTCGACACGCAGAAGCTCCTCCTCGAAACGGGTATCGTCCTGCTCGGCGCTCGCATCGCAATCGACGAACTCGTCGCCTCCGGACCGGTGCTCGTCGGGCTCGTCGTCGTCACCGTCGCCGCCGGCGTCCTCCTCGTCGAGGCCGTCGCCGGGCGCGTGTTCGGCCTCGCCGACAAGACCGGGTCGCTCCTCGCGGCCGGCGCGAGCGTCTGCGGCGTCTCCGCGGCCACCGCCATCGCCGGCACCATCGACGCCGACGGTGAGTCCCTCACCCACGTCGTCGCCGCGGTCCTCCTGTTCGACGCGCTCACGCTCGCCGCGTTCCCCATCGCCGGCGACCTGCTCCCGCTGTCCGGCCGCCAGTTCGGCATCTGGGCCGGCCTGAGCATGTTCAGCACCGGCCCCGTCACCGCGGCGGGCTTCGCCCACTCCGAGGTGGCGGGCCGCTGGGCGACCGTCACCAAACTCGCGCGCAACTCCATGCTCGGCTTCGTCGCCGTCGCCTACGCGGTTCGCTACGCCGGCCGCGCCGAGGAGGCCGCGACCGGTCTACGGGCCGTCTTCGACGGCGTTCCCCGGTTCCTCGTCGGCTTCGTCGCCGTCGCCGCCGTCGCCAACCTCGGCCTGCTCTCGGACGCGACGCTCGCCACCGTCGGCACCGCCAGCGACGCCCTGTTCGCGCTCGCGTTCGTCGGCCTCGGCCTCGACGTTCGACTCGACGCGATGCGGCGGACGGGCGCGGCCCCGCTCGCCGTCCTCGGCGTGCAACTACTGACCGTCAGCGCGCTCGCGCTCGCCGCGGTCCTCGCGCTGTTCTGA